DNA sequence from the Cyprinus carpio isolate SPL01 chromosome A9, ASM1834038v1, whole genome shotgun sequence genome:
gtattcatctgaaagaaaagtTCATAAACAccaaggatggcttgagggtagaCTAAATCAAgcgataattttcatttttgggtgaactatcccctaaAATGTGCAAATTCAtatgttttaaaactaaaagaaagTTCAGTTTTTCTTTCATACAGGCTGTTGTCCAAGTTTCAGTCTTTGTTCCTTGTGACTTATGCTCATTGTAAATGTTCTCAGCCATTTTGAAACgctgtttgtctgtatgtgttcaACAGGAAATGACCAGCTGGCTGTACaactccacacaaaaaaaaaacaaaatttaataaaaaaaataaaccacttaAATTCCAGTCAAAAAGAGCAACATTTAAGAAATAATTACCAGTCCTGCACTCGTAAAGTTAACACATTTTCATGAGTCTGATGCATTGCACACATGCTGATCCATAACATCAATATGGACTGTTGTTGATAATGTAAATTGTATAGtatgtgttaaattattttctttgtaaattgcTTTCTTATCTATTTTCCCCCATTACCCAGTGTTCAGGCAGTAGATCTCTCATCTCAGACAGAACTTCTTCCAGCTTATAAGGTCATTCTAGGTTATTCAGTAACATACAGTACCTAGTATAGCTACACTTTGAGGATAAAAAGATGTATAAACTGCCTGTGTTTCTTTATAGGCTGTAACAGTAAAAATCAGTGAGCTTTTGTCTGTTTCTCATCTCATCATTGATGCCTCGAACCCCAGTGGAGCACAGGTTAGAGGTTAAATTACAGTCCACATTATCATGTTCGTAACTAAAACTTGCATTACATGACAGACCACATTAGCAGACATTTCCCTTCTTAAAACACGCGTTTAATGATTTATGTCAAAaacatttgcaatgcattttttttgttgttaaagatGCTTTCTAAATGCTTAAATGTCTGTGTGTAGTTTGTGGTGGAGTGTGAGCTGCAGAGAGAGGAGAGCTTGACTGTCTCAGTGCAGGTGCCTCATGTGCTGTCCTTTGGTGAGCCCACTAAACACTCCATACCTGTTTACATTTGACTTTTAGCAGATGCTGTCATACAGAGCAATGTTTTTCAGTTGCCCGTTTTGCCTTAACGACAGCTAAATGAGCtattttttgcacattaaaaaaacaagtaaGTGTATGTGGATGCTTTAACCTGAATGTGACTGTTTGTAGGTCTGACTGTCAGTGACATCAGCATTAACTCCTCTGGGCTGCTTCATACACTACAGCTTCAAGACTTTCATCAGGTGATCACTCACAGCATTCCCTGTTGATCTACTCTCCTTCCCTTTAAACCTCAGATTCTCagatttttatctcaaatatCCATTTATAATAGAAGCTTTTTGTAATGGTACAAATCCCATAATAATCTTTCAAATAGTCTCTTAGGGTGATGTTCTATGCAGTAATCTATTACACcctaatctttaattaaaataagacataTACCCGACAgcataataaaagtgaatttgtTTGTGTTCCTTCAGGTTTATCAAGCTTTTAGAATAACAATCACGAGTCACTGTAAAACCACTAAAGGTAACCAGTTTGTTCAGCCTTACTTGCAAGAAAATAAGCATAAGGTTTTTAAAAGACTCATGTCTGATACTAATGTGTTATACAGACAGACTGCCCAGTGTGTACAGACTGAGAGTACCTTGGTTTCATGAAGACTCCTTTGATACTGCAAGGTAGAAAGAGGCTTGTCATTAATCAGCCAACTTTCCTCAGCTCTCTTTTCGCATCAGAGTACTGATAGGTGTGTTAtttatgacttttctttttttttccaccaaagtATTCCTTCGGTGTCTGAAATCTACAGCATGCTTCACTCTAGCAGCCCAGACAACGCCTCCAGTGCCCTCCTGCAGCTCCACACTGCCCCCAACTGCCAATACAAGGTATTTCATCcacattttcttgttttctcaaaGGTGAACTTATCAGTTAGGGAActaacattgtatttttttttttttctttataggtGTCTATTCGGACTTCGTTTCCCAAAGTGCTTGGGCAGGTGTGCTTACATTGTGGTATTTCATTTGGAATGCTGTTCAAGCTTTAACCCCAGAGTATTCCTCGTATTCAAAAGGAATTGTTTGTTCTTTAGATTCTGCGTTTCTGCGGTCCAGTTCTCCCTGTCTACTCTGCTGTAGTGCTTCTTTTGATGATCAGGACTCAGCTGAGCTCCATCAAAAGATCTGGACATCCTGTTGGAATCCAAGAGGGCATGAGTAAATCCTTACAGCTCCACATACTGGAACTGCCcatcctcctgctgctgctgctgctcaggTCAGTCTGATacaggatctttttttttcaggcagtGTTCCATTTTGACATTACATTATTCAATAAATTcagtaaatttaatatttttttccagcaaattaaatagttataaaatatttacagtatatgtctatttttctttttttccccctgttgtTCTGTCATAGGCAGAGCTGGTTTCAGGATGTCTGGTTCTCTCTGGGTCTCCCTGCGGTGGATGCTCTTCCTCTAAACTCTGTGGAGGGCCTATCCCAGGATCCAACGGCCTCTGTGCAGGAATGGCCCCGTCTAGTGtccccactgctctgtgtgcttGGTGCATCCATTGCATTCTGGGGTAGCACAGTCCTCAGAGTGTTTGTCTCTTTCCTGTCCTTTTTTCTTGCTCCACTGCACAGGTAAAAGTCATCAGCTTTGTAATAGGTGCtctaaataaatagataattttgaagtgTTATGTTTTATCTAAATGTAGATGTTTTGATCTAAACCAAACATCAGACAAAAAATTAACACTCAATAATTCTGTGAGTtcagtaatgctttttttttttgttgttgtttgaaagaaagcaaggatgctttaaatttatcaaaaattatagtaaagttatttataatgttaaaaaaggtttgtattttaaataaatgcttttaactttctattcatcaaagaatcctgaaaaaaaataaaaatgtatcaccgtttccatcaaattaagttaaagttttttttttttaacattgacattttttttttcttcagcaccagattagcatattagaatgatttctgaaggatcatgtgacactgaagactggagtaatggctgctgaaaattcagcttaacttttaaaatatataaaaataggaaacagtatttttaaattataataatattgtaattatattattactattctataatattattgtttttactgtatttgagcagataaatgcagcctgctgagcaaaagagactttcaaaaaccaGAGCGtttagaaaaatcttactgaccataaACATGTGCACAGACATGTAAAAACATTTAGTGCacatgcaaaaaattatttttcttttttaaacatgatCTATAAATGTCTATGAATCTTAGatgttcattaataattatatatgtatatgtatatgtgtgtgtgttgtaacaaCCACTCCAGTACAGTTAATAGCTGACATTAACATTTTGCCATAGAAACTAGTTAGTAACTGTTTTTGCAAGTTTTTTTAGAATTGTTTCCAtaggtcgtgtgtgtgtgtgtgtgtgacactgtgtTTGTCTGCAGACCTTCAGTGTCTCGGGATTGCGGAACACTTCGTCTTCATTCTCAGATTCTCCTGATTATCTTTTTGAGTGTGTTGGGAGGAGTCACATGTGGAGCGCTGGCTCTTATGCTCTCCTCTCTTCTCCACTTCTACAGGGTGAGTGATCTGTTCATCCTCCATCAAGCTCTTTCATACTTACTCCATATAAAGATGTGCTAGGGTTGGTAAGGAGTGATTCTAGAGAGATGTTTTTTGACCTTGAGGTGAATGCTTGTCTTAAGAAATTCCTACTGAGGTCTCTTAATATCTACTAGAATATTTCTTTCTAATCTGAATGCACCGCTTTCTTTATAGTGATTTTAATCTCTTGTGATTATTCGTCTTTGTCCAGGTACTTAGATTACAGATGACTGAGAGATCACTGAGCCACATGTTGAACCTGGTATAAATGTCTTATCTTacatcatttatacatttttgagtTTCTAGTTGGCTTACAAtacctgtaattttatttaaaaaatgtttttgtttctgttaaacCAGGCACCCCAGAAAGTTTCACAAAACTCAGAAAATGGTTTTGGTGCCAGTGACTGTCACAGTAAGGTTAAAGAATGTAACGGCAGCCCTTTACTGTCAGAATCAGTGCTACAGGACGTCAGAGATGATCTGCAGCTCCACTTTAGTCTGTTCACACTGCTTACTTTTACCATGATGCTCAGTTTCCCTTCCCTTCTCCACTGGAAGCACAATCTCAGGTAATAGTCATTTAAGATAtaagtttatttgattttgttttttgttttgttgcagttGCTTTTAATTTCTGACTCAAGTTACTAAAGTACCGCAAGTACTACAAGAGAGAAACTGCCTGAGAGTGCAGAGAAAGTACTGTACAGCCTCTAAAAGAATGATTTTACTTTGCATACGTTTGTGTTTTGTTCAGATATTGGATTCATCTGGATCCTGACCCCTGCTGGCCTCACATTGTACCTTTGCTCATCAGCTCTGTGCTGCTCATCGGCTGTAAAACAGATCATCTTCTGCGCAGGTTTGTGTGCATTTCTTACAAAATTAGTCATGCGATTTTACATAATTTCAAATAGTCATCTTCATTAATGGCACTCTTCAGAAAGCTTAATATGGCCATATCaaagagtttttaaaatgatCTCATTATTTATGatgttgcttaattttaatttgaaatcatcagaaatataaagtgaatattatatttaaatatatatacaaactgtTGTTGAAAGTTTAGGGTGGGtaagattgattttattttattttttaaagttttatgcgttttatttgatcaaaaatacagtaaaaaagtaatgtgaaatattattacaatttaaaataacttttctattttaaaatgtattttattgctgtgatgctGAAGCTGgattttcttcagtgtcacatgatccttcagaaatcattctaatgtgctgatttgatgctcaaataCGTTtcttttatcaatgttgaaaacagcttttgctgcttaatatttttgttgaaaccgtgattctcaagattctttgatgaatagaaaatggaaatagaaatattttgtaacatttataatgcCTTAACtctatattttgattaattgaatttatccttgctaaataaatgtattaatatatttctttctaagaaaaaactcttactgaccccaaacttttgagcagtattGATGCCAACTGGAATTGTGTTGTAACAAGTAATAACTgttctgtgtgtctgtatttatacTTGTATTGCAGCAAACTGATGCTGAATCTGACGCGTCATCTACTGTTGCCGCTGTGTGTGGGCATGCTGGCTTTTTGTCCGCTGCACATTTATAGAGTCACTTATTTCCTGTCTACAGCTCTGACCCTCTTGGTATGTTCTTGCTACTTTTGACCTACCTGCAAACTTTAAACGTGAGTCTGCACTGAGATTAGAAAAATACCTGGGCCTTGTAAAAACTCATACCAGATTAGACCAAAACAGCCTTATAACCCTGTGTGTATTCCGTGGGATCACATGGACTAGTGACATCAGTGGACCAGCACATCCGGAGTCATGTGACTTGTTGTTTGTCACCATTTGTAGCTTCTGTACAGGGTATTATACTTGTTAATGGTGGTATGTCTGTATTCATGAGCAATACCTCTTGTTCGTGAGGCTAATTTCCCAGACACATATTAAGCCTTGGCCAGAACTAAACTAAAGTCTAAGACTGTCTGAGAAACTAGCTTTTactggggggtgtgtgtgtgtgtgtgtgtgtgtgtggtgggggtaTTAATTATAAAGTTCAACATGAAATCATAATTGATAAGGATACACAAAATatcaatgtatatataatacatttttatttatttgttaatttttcagTATCTGGTATTTCTCTGGTATTATAATTTTgagatgcctaaattcactttaaatggttgtttttcatttttagtgatttattttttatttatttatgtgaaatgGTATATAACATTATTATCTTTTATCTGTATCAGCTAGAATTTAAAAAATGGTGCCCTATCAATTGAACCTGTTTACTTCCTGATATTGTGTGGattatcagtgcatgttattccaaaatgGGTTACGGATgcattttcatgttgacttttaaggGTGTTAAAGCAGCTTTAGGTGTTTGTTTAGCTTTTCTGCAATTCACTATCTATGTGTGAGCGTGACTGGATCTCTGCCTATTCTATCTTCAATCTGTCATTTCTGCCTTAAGCCATTTAGCTTTGAATGCACATGTAATGCCTATAGGTGCTGAAGTACCTCGGTGTTTGACAGATCACTTGTTCTTAACACTCTTTTGCATTAGCTGAAGCTGTAAGGCAAGTCTAAGTAGTAAACATTTCATCTGGAGGTGTTATCTTGAGTTTTGTGAGATGCAGTCGTGAAACTGGACTGACAAGCaatatgatgatttttatataaatgtgcacAATTTGTGGTGTTAAAAAGACATCACAGGTACATTTATGTTATAGTGTAGTCTTATAACCTGAGACAAATTAATAGAAACACTGCCACAGTCACAGCAGCCATGAGATTGTTGCTGTCTGCACAGCTTTTTTTGATGAATGATGTTGATGTTCCATCTGCGTTCCTCACACGTTGCTCAGCTGCATCCATCTGATCCGTCATCATTTGGTCTGCTCATGACGGCAgatagtctgattcatgaacgcTTACCTGAGAGCTGAAATTATACTTTGTCATCATATACTGAATCAAATGAGAGAACGGTGCCTTTCTTGTAATATGCCCCTGCTTCTCTAATACTCATTTACAATTTAACATTATCATAGAGGACGGGTGTTAAGGATGTTTGTCAGTCCATCCAAGTAGTCTGATATTTAACCGAATGTCCCCCTCTCACAGGATGTACTTGACCAAAAACACTCATATGGCACAAAATTGTGTCTTCTGCACTGTGACTGtacctgaatgtgtgtgtgtgtgtgtgtgtgtgtaagtcatTTTGCAGTGAACTTtgatgtttgctgtttttttaatgctatGTTGCAATCTTGCTCTGACTCTTGCTAAATTTGAGCTGTTTTTGTGGTGAAAGTGTGAAAGGctgcactttttttctatcaaTATGATTGTGACTGATTGTTTTCATTGGTGTTCACTGTGATGTGCCACAATATTTGGAGGCCAGGATCTGATTATATGTCTCAAAACAAGAACTGCTAATTCAGGACCAGATCTGtcctgatcatgtgacactgaagccaaACGGATCCAACAACAACACTTTAACACTGCAACAATATTTGTATTGATGCTAGTGAGGCTTCTGCTGTGATACATGTAATGAAGAATTTGCTCATTTTGTTTCCTAGAGACTGTTGTTATGTGGTTAATAGCTCTACTTAAGCAGTTAAATGTTAATAGTAAAGACCCTAGAGGGATGTGGTTTTATCAATAcacaatagtttggggtcagtatgatagaattttcctttttttttaagaaattacaaaaatattcagcaagggtgcattaaattgattacaatttatctattttgaataaatgctgtcattttgaacaatatattcattaataaatcctgaaaaaaaatgactgttttcaacatttataataaaaaaagtgtttcttgagcaccatatcacacagggtttctgaaggatcatgtaacactgaagactggagtaaagactgctgaaaattcagctttgcaccacagaaagaaaaatacattttaaaaatacactacaatatttttttattttaaattgtaattatatttcacaatattattgttttttagatcaaataaatgcagccttggtgggcatgAGAGACCCTAAACTTATGAACAGTATTGTATGCCATAACAGGTGATTGAATCAgttaaaacaaataatcaatttaattgaaatttgatTTAAGATTTGAATTTATAAATTGttgaaatcaattaaaaaaagatgtaactgataataaaaatgtaattataaagcaaaaaaaaaaaaaatcagaaattctGAAGTATTTGTTTCGCATAtatctgttaaaggggtcatatgatgcgatttcaagttttcctttctctttggagtgttacaagctcttggtgcataaagaagttctgtaaagttacaaagactaaagtctcaaatccaaagagatactctttataaaagttaagacttgtccacgccctcatAAAACGTCTCGTTTAaacaaaccaaatacacaaaataatgttttttttagcagcatcatatgacccctttaaatattctGATGTATTAACAGGTTTAGAATACTGTATGAAGGGTCCTTTAGTGAAAAATGTGATTTGAGGGAACAAATCCTACAGGCCTGACAGTCATGTTTTGTGTGGCAAACACAAATTCAGTATTTCTGTTGGTTTTAAGTGGAGTTTGAGACTGGGCTTCAAGTTAAGCTGTGACTTTCGACCTTTTTATAGAATGCAGCTCACTGCCTCATGAACCTAAATGCTGTTGTGCTTTATATtgcaatgattcactcattacaGTGACTCGTCTGTTATATCTAATGAAGAGTCATGAATCTCTATTGTAAGGAGTTGATATGACTTGTCTTATTTGAAAGCtgagttaatttttaaaatgaaaacattaatcaGCTGTTGTAAATTGCTCACAATAAACCTTTTGaagtataataagaaatgtttactaAGAGATATAGTTCAAGTTGATACAAGTGTGATTATAGTGCTGTTTTGCTTGGTTTGTGGTGCTTTTGTAATTAACATATTTCACTCATGTGCAGTAACTATAAAACTGTAAGAGTGTAAATGAACATTTATgtcaatgcttttttaaaaataccaataTGTGTTGAAGCACTGTCTATTAGCACATGTATGCTAACATATTAGCACTCGGACTGATTTATCATCATTGACTTGCACCTGTTTGGCCAAACAGCAGCGTCGCTGTGATTGGTTGTGAtcattgttttcataatacaGTGATTAGGGCAGTTCATGCTTACTCCTGGAGCATCTTTTGTGGTTATTTAATATACAGATGTGCTAAAAAGTGTCAGAGATGTTGTTGCACCTGCtttgtaattaaattgttacGGTGCAGGATAACAATGTAATTACTTTGTATATGGTGAAATA
Encoded proteins:
- the LOC109095948 gene encoding GPI inositol-deacylase-like — encoded protein: MRLAGYALYGFALGLLLVGLLDLLFGFGENRCSMTYMFEYPEYRRVQLPRRVARQYPSYGLYLYGEGAYAQESRGLKLTGAPVLFLPGNAGSYKQARSLGSVALRKAENLDRRIHMNVFTIDFNEELVALYGGSLRRQTQFLHESIKAILRLYKDRPDPPTGVVLVGHSMGGVVARALFALARFNPRLVSLIITQASPHQAPVLSLDPYILEFYSRVRHRWATSAEELRNVSVLSVGGGYLDFQVRSGLTALSCPIDDLNKMSVVATAVPRSWVSTDHISIVWCKELVLATVRAFFDLIEPETGQFTESPEKRMSVLNYHFFRHPVLKPGGAQDDPITFSAPPEAWKEVNTLRLFYSAPKEAQVKHFLFALSSRRKAYSHFHCRSNNMEMTSWLYNSTQKKNKICVQAVDLSSQTELLPAYKAVTVKISELLSVSHLIIDASNPSGAQFVVECELQREESLTVSVQVPHVLSFGLTVSDISINSSGLLHTLQLQDFHQVYQAFRITITSHCKTTKDRLPSVYRLRVPWFHEDSFDTASIPSVSEIYSMLHSSSPDNASSALLQLHTAPNCQYKVSIRTSFPKVLGQILRFCGPVLPVYSAVVLLLMIRTQLSSIKRSGHPVGIQEGMSKSLQLHILELPILLLLLLLRQSWFQDVWFSLGLPAVDALPLNSVEGLSQDPTASVQEWPRLVSPLLCVLGASIAFWGSTVLRVFVSFLSFFLAPLHRPSVSRDCGTLRLHSQILLIIFLSVLGGVTCGALALMLSSLLHFYRVLRLQMTERSLSHMLNLAPQKVSQNSENGFGASDCHSKVKECNGSPLLSESVLQDVRDDLQLHFSLFTLLTFTMMLSFPSLLHWKHNLRYWIHLDPDPCWPHIVPLLISSVLLIGCKTDHLLRSKLMLNLTRHLLLPLCVGMLAFCPLHIYRVTYFLSTALTLLVCSCYF